Genomic DNA from Oncorhynchus tshawytscha isolate Ot180627B linkage group LG04, Otsh_v2.0, whole genome shotgun sequence:
CATGCTTGGGCAGCAATGCTTGAACTGACAGCAACACATGCTTAGTCATGCATGTCAATGTAATCTTAGACTAAATAGAGGTCCTTTTGAAAAATCACCATGTAATTGATGCGTGAGCATGATGCCCACTTCTATGAGGAATCTTTTTGATATCCCTTAAACACCCCCAATATTACTGTAACATCTCTCTACTATGCCCAGTGAATAACAACAGTATGACAGTAACCTCGCCCCCAGACTCATTGTGCATAGCCTGTATAAAATGCTTCTGCGCattggggagggggggaggggggagtacCTGGTGAATGATATTACTATGATGGCAACGGTTTCCCTGACTGCTGATCTGACTGTGGCTCTACAGGTGCTCTCTCATAACCTGTGCACTGTGATGAAGATACCCCATGACCCAGTCGCCCTGGAGCAGCACTTTAAGGATGATGATGAGGGCCCTGTGTCCAACCAGGGCTACATGCCCTACCTCAATAGATTCATACTGGACAAGGTGAGCAGTAAGAGATTTGTTTGTGCTCTTTCCAACTCCATTGCTCATTGTCATGCCAAGTGGCGCAAGCGGTCtaagtgggctcccgagtggcgcagtggtcttaggcactgcatatcagtgctagaggcatcactacagattcTGGTTTGATcaagggctgtatcacaaccggggagggtttggccggggtagaccattgtaaaataagaatttgatcttaactgacttaaataaaGAAATTCACAAGGAGTTGGCAGACTTTAAATCAAAGTTGATTTGATCTGATCATAGTTTAAAATATGTTGTAGCGAGTGCAGCAAAATGTGAATGTTACGAGCTcttaacaatgcagtaaaatgtcaaaccgACATTGCACTCAGGCTTCTGAGCACCTGCGTCATCCTGTCTCCTCACCTCAGTGGGTCTGTTTGTGGAGGGCTCTGGGATGTTGGGTCCATAGAAATAGAACCACTAGAATGTACATAGCCCCTAGGTCGACAGATCCCTCAGCATGAGGTGTAACTGTGGAGTGCCGCATCCCCATAGTGGATGATAAGACTTCATGGGAAGTGTTTTATGTGTGCCTTTAGAAACATTGTTTAAGGCAGTGCTTTTCTGTATATAACGTTCCTTGCTCATAATATGATGAGTGTTATTGCTATTTTCAGTGTTTATCTTAGTTTCTAGGATATGCATGTCACCCATATTATGCATGTCATccatattaaaatgtattggttTTTGAGAAATAAATGGAGCAAGCAGGATCTGTTTGACCTTGAACAAGGCTGCCATTGTTATGGTATGTCTACTGTGTGAGTGGCAGAATCTTTCTGTTTCACAGCCATCAAGGAGGTGTGAGACCCACCATTGTCAGTTAtcgaaagaaaaaaacatgtgtgCTGAAAATTACTGCAACGAGTGCAAGAAAATATAGCCTCCGTTTCAGAAGAAACGTCCATTAAGCTTACATCAGCTACTCACATTTCATCCTGTGTCATACATAGCATTTAGAAGTGAAGGGTTAACACGCACACTACTACAGATAGATTCCAGAACATGATGATTGCATGATGCAGAATCTTTGGTTTTCGCTGAGTCTGTTTTCTAGAAAAGCTTCACAATCTGATTGGTAAACACCTTGTTGTTACTCGTATtgcaggggttctcaaacttTTTGTGGCCGGGGACCCTTTTTGTGATAGCAAATTTATAGAGACCGACTcataatcagaacacaactcaagtgaaataaaacaaatagcATACAAGGAGTTTTATTATGACTTTTGTAGTGCTTGGGAAGTAGATTTCAAAGGCCCATCTATTGGCATCGGAGAGATAATAATTACTCATGTCTTTTTTAATATTCAAGCAGTCAGCCATTGGTAATGAATGCACTTACTTTGTAAACACCAGTGATAAAGCAAGAAGTGATCTTCAAAGTTTTTGTCCTCAGTTCTCTAGTTGGCAGACCATCAGATATAGCCCACATCTGTAGACTTGCAAGGCTTGCCAACTGTTTCCATAGCAATAACACCAACACTGATGTCAATTAGTAAACTGCTTTAGTCCTAGTGCTATTTGTACTTGGGGGGCCATTTCCTTGCCTTTCTCCTCCGGAATCTGACTTGAATTGAAATGAAGAGACGAAGAACATTATGTTTGTACTTCACATCCTGTGGGCTAAAACGTAGGGCAGAGAAATATTAGGCTACTACTGACTCTTTCTAATCTTATTGCCCTTACTTACAGTATGTTGAAGAAAAATAGGGAAGTTGTTCTGTTTTGTGTAAATGTTGACTTTGTTTATGTTAATTACAGGTTAGGGATAACTTTGACATACTGGAGTTCAACAATGTGTGCTGGACCCTGTGTTTCAAGAAAAACATAAACATGAGCCATCTTCTCATCTCCAACGATGACGCCTTCAAGGTCTGGTGCATCTTCAACTTCCTGTCAGAAGACAGGTACCCACTGGTCATCATCACAGAGGAAGTGAGAGACAAGGCAACACCTTTAATACACATACATATCTTATTTTTTTAGCTGTAATTATGCTCTTCCAGTTAAAATGATTCCCTTTCATACCACAGGACTGACTCACtgtgtcctcccctcctctcctcccccctccagaTTGAGTACTTCCTGCGGAAGCTGATGGAGGCCATGGGAGGCATTTGGAATCAGGAGAGGTTTGATGATTACAAGCTCATGTTGAACAGGAAGCAGCAATGCCTGATTGCCTGGGAGCTGATAGAGCTGGTTGGCATGGGCCACTTCAGTAAGGGCATGAACCGCCAGACCCTGTCCATGGGCATCTCTGAGGTCTTCCAGGAGCTCATACTGGATGTTCTCAGACAGGTTCGCCTGCGGTACCCTCTCTCACTACACtttatgcatcccaaatgggaccatattccctgtatagtgcaatGCTTTTAACCAGAactcatagggctctgttcaaaagtactgcactaaatagggaatagggtgccatttaggacacagtgACTGTCTACTCTACACTGACCTCTGTCAGACCTCTGCTGGTGGTAACAATGATATAGATAAGATATTACAATCTTGATTGTGACAGATTCATGTATTTTTTCCTGAAGGGCTACATGATGAAAAAAGGCCACAAAAGGAAAAATTGGACAGAGCGCTGGTTTGTGCTCGGACCAAACTCTATGTCATACTATGTGAGTGAGGACCTCACTGATAAGAAGGGGGACATTTTGCTGGACCGCAACTGTTGTGTGGAGGTAATAACAATGTATTATTCCATTGGTCACTCTTAATGCTATCATTTAACTACTAAATAAATTGTGTGGAGCGTTGGAATGCATGCTAGCCCACTTTTGTTAACCAGCTTCCTTTGGCATTGTTAACCCATAGCCTACAATTTCTGCGGCcccatgtaaatgtaattaaaatgaTAAAACAATCCTCATCAAAATCTATCTGTTTAAGTTAGAGATAtctgggctgcgtctcaatccactgcatccaccGATATCGCTCTTCCGCATCTATGTTGAAAGGTGGCAgggctagagcagtgtttgtcagaccatgagacatgcCGAAAAAACAGTGTTttcacaaaaacgtctgtagcgtccgcattccactgatttcaaaactcggtcctccagaaagtggagagcaacaccttTGCAGTTCGTTCGAATACATTATATTTTTCAAAAAAGCcacgttagaaaggattacctacacatacagtggggcaaaaaagtatttagtcagccaccaattgtgcaagttgtcccacttaaaaagatgagaggcctgtaattttcatcataggtacacttcaactatgacagacaaaatgagaaaaaaaaatcattgtaggatttttaatgaatttatttgcaaattatggtggaaaataagtatttggtcacctacaaacaagcaagatttacggctctcacagacctgtaacttcttctttaagaggctcctctgtcctcaaatcaaatcaaatttatttatatagcccttcgtacatcagctgatatctcaaagtgctgttcagaaacccagcctaaaaccccaaacagcaagcaatgcaggtaagaagcacggtggctaggaaaaactccctagaaaggctaaaacctaggaagaaacctagagaggaaccaggctatgtggggtggccagtcctcttctggctgtgccgggtggagattataacagaacatggccaagatgttcaaatgttcataaatgaccagcatggtcgtataataataaggcagaacagttgaaactggagcagcagcatggtcagatggactggggacagcaaggagtcatcatgtcaggtagtcctggggcatggtcctagggctcaggtcctccgagagagagaaagaaagagagaaagagagaaggagagaattagagaatgcacacttagattcacacaggacaccgaataggacaggagaagtactccagatataacaaactgaccctagccccccgacacataaactactgcagcataaatactggaggctgagacaggaggggtcaggagacactgtggccccatccgaggacacccccggacagggccaaacaggaaggatataaccccacccactttgccaaagcacagcccccacaccactagagggatatcttcaaccaccaacttaccatcctgagacaaggctgagtatagcccacaaagatctccgccatggcacaacctaagggggcgccaacccagacaggatgaccacatcagtgaatcaacccactcaggtgacgcaccccttccagggacggcatgagagagccccagtaagccagtgactcagcccctgtaatagggttagaggcagagaatcccagtggaaagaggggaaccggccaggcagagacagcaagggcggttcgttgctccagagcctttccgttcaccctcccactcctgggccagactacactcaatcatatgacccactgaagagatgagtcttcagtaaagacttaaaggttgagaccgagtttgcgtctctgacatgggtaggcagaccgttccataaaaatggagctctataggagaaagccctgcctccagctgtttgcttagaaattctagggacaattaggaggcctgcgtcttgtgaccgtagcgtacgtgtaggtatgtacggcaggaccaaatcagagagatgggtaggagcaagcccatgtaatgctttgtaggttagcagtaaaaccttgaaatcagcccttgctttgacaggaagccagtgtagagaggctagcactggagtaatatgatcaaattttcctccactcgttacctgtattaatggcacctgtttgaacttgttatcagtataaaagacacctgtccacaacctcaaacagtcacactccaaactccactatggccaagaccagagagctgtcaaaggacaccagagacaaaattgtagacctgcaccaggctgggaagactgaatctgcaataggtaagcagcttggtttgaagaaatcaactgtgggagcaattattaggaaatggaagacatacaagaccactgataatctccctcgatctggggctccatgcaagatctcaccccgtggggtcaaaattatcacaagaacggtgagcaaaaatcccagaaccacacggggggacctagtgaatgacctgcagagagctgggacaaaagtaacaaagcctaccatcagtaacacactacgccgccagggactcaaatcctgcagtgccagacgtgtccccctgcttaagccagtacatgtccaggcccgtctgaagtttgctagagagcatttggatgatccaggagaagattgggagaatgtcatatggtcagaggaaaccaaaatagaactttttggtaaaaactcaacttgtcgtgtttggaggacaaagaatgctgagttgcatccaaagaacaccatacctactgtgaagcatgggggtggaaacatcatgctttttggggctgtttttctgcaaagggaccaggacgactgatccgtgtaaaggaaagaatgaatggggccatgtatcgtgagattttgagtgaaaacctccttccatcagcaagggcattgaagataaaaacgtggctgggtctttcagcatgacaatgatcccaaacacaccgccctggcaacgaaggagtggcttcgtaagaagcatttcaaggtcctggagtggcctagccagtctccagatctcaaccccatagaaaatctttggagggagttgaaagtctgtgttgcccagcaaaagccccaaaacatcactgctctagaggagatctgcatggaggaatgggccaaaataccagcaacagtgtgtgaaaaccttgtgaaggcttacagaaaatgtttgacctctgtcattgccaacaaagggtatataacaaagtattgagataagtatttggtcaataacaaaagtttattttcccaccataatttgcaaataaattcataaaaaaatcctacaatgtgattttctggatttttttttctcattttgtctgtcatggttgaagtgtacctatgatgaaaattacaggcctctctcatctttttaagtgggtgaagttgcacaattggtggctgactaaatacttttttgccccactgtactgaccagctcatgttatagacagaatcgtgctacatggcagaccaatccgaactcatctctcagcatgtccagcccatccattatctcagccaatcatggctagcaggaacgtttctgtctttctctgtggctaaaccaactaggcacgTAATTAAACAATTTTAttagtatttacagatggcatacaagtttgttaattattattattattttttttttaacctaattTTCTCCACAAtattgtggtatccaattggtagttacagtcttgtctcatctctgcaactccttacggactcgggagagtcgaaggtcgagagccgtgcgtcctccgaaacacaacccaacaaagccgcactgcttcttgacacaatgcccacttaacctggaagctagccgcaccaatgttTCGAAGGAAACACCGTAcccctggcgaccatgtcagcatgcactgcgcccggcccgccacaggagttgctagagcgcaatTGGACAATGATACCCccgtcggccaaaccctccccgaacccgtacgatgctgggccaattgtgtgccgcagcacgggtctcccggtcgcagccggctgcgacagagcctagactcaaacccagaatctctagtgacacagcgagcactgcgatgcagtgccttagaccactgcgccactcgggaggctcacAAGTTtgctattaaggcacatgaaagttcacatgttccagaaggcatttctgccaaaaaacacatttagattttttttatttttaagtttacgttcaaatggctcaCCTGTGAGGTAGTGACATGCAACATACGCCTAGTCTCCTGAAATGATtcacaaattcaatgtttcatcaaactCTAGAGGGTTAATGGGATCGACAGAAGGAAATGTGCAGTGAGTGTGTGACGTCTTGTTCTCTCTGCAGTCTCTACCAGACAAGGAGGGGAAGAAATGCCTATTTATAGTGAAGTGCAGCGACAAAAGCTTTGAGATCAGTGCATCGGATAAGAAGAGGAAACAAGAATGGATTCAAGGTAAAGTGACCAATCCCTCCCACCATCTTAACAGATTCTGTAAACAGCACAGCTTTAATCTCACCACATTAGGGTTTATTTTTAAATCTCAGAGTAACTTGTTCTCACATCGCTCTGTCCCAGCTGTGTGTTTATCAGGGTGTGGGGGCGCTGCAGTAGATAAAGCAGCCAGCCTTTCTTTATctgaccctcctctcctcacttcccctCCCAGCCATCCAAACATGCATCCAGCTGCTGAGGTTGGGCCTACCCTCTCCGCACCTTGAGGCCAGGCTGCGGCGCAGGGAGCTCAGGCAGAAACAGCAGGCCGAGCAGggggagctggaggagaggatgaggctgCTGCAGATAGCCAATGAAAACAAGCATAGACAACTGGAGTCCATGAGGAaggtactgtctgtctctctgtctctctctctctctctctctctcttcctcctctctctctctctctctcctctctctctctgtcaattcaattcaaagggatttattgccatgggaaacatatgtttacattgccaaagcaagtgaaatagataataaataatagttaaataaaaaatcagaaattaacagtaaaaTAATAGATACATTTCCAATGTTGGCTATGGACAGTgttataacaatgtgcaaatagttgaagtacaaaagggaaagtaaataaacataaatacgggttgtatttacagtggtttTTGTGCTTCCCTGGTTGTCattttcttgtgacaacaggaCACAAATAATGCTGATGTGATGGCACAcagtggtatttcacctaatatatatgggagttgatcaacatttcatttgtttttgaattctttgtgggtctgtgtaatctgagggaaatatgtgtctctaatatggtcatacatttggctaGAGGTTAGAAAGTGCAGCTTTTGTGGCcaatgtgcacatagcctgtctctcgagagccaggtctgcctacggtggcctctcAATagtaaggctatgctcactgagtcagaagtcaaagctttccttaattttggttcagtcacagtggtcaggtattctgccactgtgtactgtctgtttagggccaaatagcattcaagTTTGCTTTGTTTTTTGTTTAGTTCTTTTcagtgtgtcaagtaattctctttttgttttctccgggttgtgtttctgtcctggggctctgtggggtctgttggtgtttgtgaacagaacccTAGGACCAGCTTGCTGAGGGGACTAGGGATAGGAATTTGACCTTCTTTGACTGTTCGAGTACTCCTGATTTCTTTTTGGAGTACTCAAAACAAAATAAGCTATTTATAGAACAAGGGTGGCAATGGAAAAAATATGTGTGTATTTATCCACCGTATATGCCAACAGTGAGCAACAATGCCTAATTTATCAGAATGTTACAGATAACGAATCCTAATTGCTAAATTGCCTCTTATATTCAGTCAATAAAAAAACAAGTGCCATTTAAGATTAATTTATTGACACTGTAGTaacaactggttatattatatcgtCGAAGACAATCTTCAAAAAGGTATGGCTCTGCAATGGCATATCCTTGttttgttaatttagcagacaagatgcTCTTATTTCCTGAACCCTTTTTTACACTCGACACCTATTTTATAGTAAAAAACATGATGtaatataacagaataaaatagTGTGAAGTGATTCACATCTCATATCTGGAACAGTGATCATTTgaaatgcctaaccttaaatgaagaccaatgggcctcccaagtggcgcagtggtttgaagcactgcatcgcagtgctagaggcgtcactacagatccgtgTTCGAGCCCGGtttgtgtcgcagccggccgcaaccgagAGACCCAATGAGGCGTGTCGTTTCTGATTCAAAGGAGAGAGACTTTTAGATTCCTTAAAAACAAATAAACTTGAttattaattattgcaataattgaGTTGGTCAATGACCACCCTTAAGTTACACGCTACCTAAaccgcgttgcaaaataaatgtacacatacattttattcaattattgcacccacactgctcgcgtgcgccaacgagcgtctgcttTCCCAAGCGCTAAAATAGAATTTGCTTGTATTTGTGATGCCGAACACAATGCAAGTCCTGCTCATTGGCTTTtagaagcatatacccacgtgccatctcctcattgattatacccatgtgggtgattgaaagatgaactgaggtcggtCGGTCGGTTGTGATAATTCACCTTAttatgaaagttagatgccaatcgccatataaagtccaaagaagaaaaagcctggaaggaggagagatgactagaaacaattcggttgaccattttatgagtggattaattgtcggagtagaggaccttgtgcatttcaggtaaaataacaacccaacaTTTATA
This window encodes:
- the LOC112249317 gene encoding switch-associated protein 70; this translates as MGLLRDELLKSIWHAFTALDVDQSGKVSKSQLKVLSHNLCTVMKIPHDPVALEQHFKDDDEGPVSNQGYMPYLNRFILDKVRDNFDILEFNNVCWTLCFKKNINMSHLLISNDDAFKVWCIFNFLSEDRYPLVIITEEIEYFLRKLMEAMGGIWNQERFDDYKLMLNRKQQCLIAWELIELVGMGHFSKGMNRQTLSMGISEVFQELILDVLRQGYMMKKGHKRKNWTERWFVLGPNSMSYYVSEDLTDKKGDILLDRNCCVESLPDKEGKKCLFIVKCSDKSFEISASDKKRKQEWIQAIQTCIQLLRLGLPSPHLEARLRRRELRQKQQAEQGELEERMRLLQIANENKHRQLESMRKKLEEAAATATLEEQRRKQTQTDLQDRYRTDLEREKMVRQQMEEQVAQKSSELEQYLQRVRELEDMYHRLEDALEDERQARQDEEIMRKLQTRLLEEESAKRAELEQIHLQQQRAISQTQAEKQELESERLAKEMALQAAMLQLERLERERHGALEQYEEVRMKLEQAANKTKSWKDKVAKHEGLVRLIQPGDKGPQRMTNWGPAAFTDTELDLRKKSWQERKNHNQSAQ